One Methylobacterium sp. 77 DNA window includes the following coding sequences:
- a CDS encoding DUF2892 domain-containing protein, which yields MADPMIPSIFEGETNMTTTERAVSVALGLGIAAAAAQPRPNKWLSLAALIVGAGLAIRGATGHCPVKRSGGIA from the coding sequence ATGGCCGATCCGATGATCCCGAGCATCTTCGAGGGCGAGACCAACATGACCACCACCGAGCGGGCGGTCTCCGTGGCGCTCGGCCTCGGCATCGCCGCCGCCGCCGCGCAGCCGCGCCCGAACAAGTGGCTGAGTCTCGCCGCCCTCATCGTCGGCGCCGGCCTCGCCATCCGCGGCGCCACCGGCCATTGCCCGGTCAAGCGCAGCGGCGGGATCGCCTGA
- a CDS encoding GlsB/YeaQ/YmgE family stress response membrane protein encodes MGIIWTIIIGFLAGVVAKFIMPGNNEPAGFILTAILGIVGAFVATFLGQALGWYGPNQGAGFIGAVVGAIVVLAIYGFVAGRRTTTL; translated from the coding sequence ATGGGTATCATCTGGACCATCATCATCGGTTTCCTGGCCGGTGTCGTCGCCAAGTTCATCATGCCGGGGAACAATGAGCCCGCGGGCTTCATCCTCACCGCCATCCTCGGCATCGTCGGCGCCTTCGTCGCCACCTTCCTCGGTCAGGCGCTCGGCTGGTACGGTCCGAACCAGGGCGCGGGCTTCATCGGCGCGGTCGTCGGCGCCATCGTCGTGCTCGCGATCTACGGCTTCGTCGCCGGCCGCCGCACCACCACCCTCTGA
- a CDS encoding S-4TM family putative pore-forming effector, translating into MISEIGSKQNTSINLKLLKARQWRWLVASYWQCAQLALVIIAPLCVLGVALLLPSLKPTVSFLAVVLALLDVAWIDRKYRQALKSAARASELFDTELLNLPWNSLAAGARPKPEETDRAARNWDKKFGVSNEKGIRDWYSPAVDRASWELARAICQRTNLSYDNSLRNLYINALTIIASIVIVALISVGMLSEQTFGDFITAGWVLAAPFAIWAIRERFRQADAIDANNPILIEAEKLIESIINTGCSEKECQTKSRELQNAIFNRRSSTVLLFPGIYKFSRPDAERDMHASADYWLNKAGC; encoded by the coding sequence CTAGTCGCGTCGTATTGGCAATGCGCACAACTTGCGCTTGTCATTATTGCACCCCTTTGCGTTCTGGGCGTAGCGCTATTACTACCAAGCCTCAAGCCAACGGTGTCGTTTTTGGCTGTTGTTCTAGCTCTTCTGGATGTTGCATGGATCGATAGAAAATATCGTCAAGCATTGAAAAGCGCAGCACGCGCGAGCGAGCTTTTTGATACCGAGTTATTAAATCTTCCTTGGAATAGCCTAGCGGCGGGCGCTAGACCAAAACCTGAAGAAACTGATCGAGCAGCACGCAATTGGGACAAAAAATTTGGGGTTTCCAACGAAAAGGGGATTCGCGATTGGTATTCCCCCGCTGTAGACCGGGCTTCTTGGGAACTAGCGAGAGCAATATGCCAACGAACGAATTTATCCTATGACAATAGCCTTCGCAACTTATATATAAATGCCCTCACAATAATTGCGTCAATAGTCATAGTTGCATTGATATCTGTAGGGATGCTCAGCGAGCAAACTTTCGGAGATTTTATTACAGCAGGCTGGGTTCTTGCTGCACCATTTGCAATATGGGCGATACGCGAGCGGTTTCGCCAAGCTGATGCCATCGACGCGAACAATCCTATACTTATTGAAGCAGAAAAACTAATCGAGAGCATTATAAACACAGGATGCTCTGAGAAAGAATGTCAGACCAAATCACGCGAACTTCAAAATGCTATTTTTAACAGAAGATCATCTACAGTATTATTATTCCCAGGGATTTATAAATTTAGCAGACCCGATGCTGAACGCGATATGCATGCCAGCGCTGATTATTGGCTGAATAAAGCAGGTTGCTAG
- a CDS encoding BLUF domain-containing protein, producing the protein MLDEYGFLRGAEWDDEALPALYHFVYCSRAAEGVDDAEVGRIVESAQRHNLARGITGVLVFGSGIFFQWIEGPATQMQNLIASLHGDSRHYDIVTLSQSEEERERLYPDWDMEKVEADDIRVVLQDALESTEDKDNIAALTRILQQLDSGPINSLGRK; encoded by the coding sequence ATGTTGGACGAATACGGCTTTCTCCGCGGCGCTGAGTGGGACGACGAGGCGCTGCCCGCTCTTTATCACTTCGTCTATTGCAGCCGTGCCGCCGAGGGCGTCGATGACGCGGAGGTCGGGCGTATCGTCGAGTCGGCCCAGCGCCACAACCTAGCGCGCGGCATAACCGGCGTGTTGGTTTTCGGCAGCGGTATCTTTTTCCAGTGGATTGAAGGACCGGCCACGCAGATGCAAAATCTCATCGCGAGCTTGCACGGTGATTCACGCCATTACGATATTGTAACGCTGAGCCAAAGCGAGGAAGAGCGAGAGCGTCTCTATCCGGATTGGGACATGGAGAAGGTCGAAGCCGACGATATACGCGTCGTACTACAGGACGCCCTCGAAAGCACTGAAGACAAAGACAATATCGCGGCACTGACGCGAATTCTTCAGCAACTCGACTCGGGACCCATCAATTCACTTGGTCGAAAATAG
- a CDS encoding tartrate dehydrogenase — MPSHRIAVIAGDGIGKEVVPEGMRVLEAAGRKFGIDFRWDELPWSCDHYLAHGRMMPEDGLARIRHHDGIFLGAVGYPTVPDHVSLWGLLIAIRRGFQQYANIRPVRLMPGITSPLRDRAPGDIDFIVVRENSEGEYSAIGGISFEDTDDEVVMQTSVFSRRGVDRIMRYAFELARSRPRKQVSSATKSNGMSISMPYWDKRFQLMAEQYPDVTPSQFHIDILSAHFVRNPDRFDVVVASNLFGDILSDLGPACTGTIAIAPSANLNPERDFPSMFEPVHGSAPDIHGRNIANPIGQIWSGAMMLDHLGHGQASEAIVRAIETVLTDGPRTPDIGGTATTQELGRAIAEAI; from the coding sequence ATGCCGAGCCACAGAATCGCAGTCATCGCCGGGGACGGCATCGGCAAGGAGGTCGTGCCGGAAGGGATGCGCGTCCTCGAAGCCGCGGGCAGGAAATTCGGCATCGACTTCCGATGGGACGAGCTGCCCTGGAGCTGCGACCACTATCTCGCGCATGGCCGCATGATGCCCGAGGATGGCCTCGCCCGGATCCGCCACCATGACGGGATCTTCCTCGGCGCGGTGGGCTACCCGACCGTGCCGGACCACGTCTCCCTGTGGGGATTGCTCATCGCGATCCGGCGCGGCTTCCAGCAATACGCCAACATCCGGCCGGTGCGGCTGATGCCGGGCATCACCTCGCCGCTGCGCGACCGCGCGCCGGGCGACATCGATTTCATCGTCGTGCGCGAGAACAGCGAGGGCGAATACTCCGCCATCGGCGGCATCAGCTTCGAGGATACCGACGACGAGGTCGTCATGCAGACCAGCGTGTTCAGCCGGCGCGGTGTCGACCGGATCATGCGCTACGCCTTCGAACTGGCCCGCTCGCGCCCGCGCAAGCAGGTCAGTTCGGCGACGAAATCCAACGGCATGTCGATCTCGATGCCCTATTGGGACAAGCGCTTCCAGCTCATGGCCGAGCAGTATCCGGACGTGACCCCGAGCCAGTTCCACATCGACATCCTGTCCGCGCATTTCGTGCGCAACCCGGACCGGTTCGACGTGGTCGTCGCCTCGAACCTGTTCGGCGATATCCTGTCCGATCTCGGCCCCGCCTGCACCGGCACCATCGCCATCGCGCCCTCGGCCAACCTCAACCCCGAACGGGACTTCCCCTCGATGTTCGAGCCGGTCCACGGTTCGGCGCCGGACATCCACGGCCGCAACATCGCCAACCCCATCGGCCAGATCTGGTCGGGGGCGATGATGCTCGACCATCTCGGCCACGGACAGGCCTCGGAGGCGATCGTGCGGGCCATCGAGACCGTGCTGACCGACGGACCGCGCACCCCCGATATCGGCGGAACGGCCACCACCCAGGAACTGGGCCGGGCCATCGCCGAGGCGATCTAA
- a CDS encoding polyamine ABC transporter substrate-binding protein — MRRVVFVVLLIALALSVAGSLFLAFALVHSAQAQAQAGERVVNIYNWSDYIDPKSLEAFTRETGIKVVYDTYDNNEILETKLLAGQSGYDLVVPTGPFLQRLIKAGVFRPLDKAKIPNLKHAWPEIAQRLSVYDPGNAYAVDYMWGTTGIGVNLKAVRERLGPNQPLNTWTLVLNPGLMAKLKDCGVMMLDSPEDLIPSMLPAYGFKPDTKRWDDISQVTDALFKVRGSVRKFHSSEYINGLANGDLCLAVGYSGDVMQAKKRADESKNGVEIAYFIPKEGALMWFDALAIPKDAPHPEEAHIFIDYMMRPEVAAANTNFVAYANGNLAAKPLVKPDILSNPGIYPDDATMQRLFTNQAWDDRTQRFVTRSWTRVRTGR, encoded by the coding sequence ATGCGCCGTGTCGTGTTCGTCGTCCTGCTGATCGCGCTGGCGCTCAGCGTCGCCGGGTCGCTGTTCCTGGCCTTCGCCCTCGTCCATTCGGCGCAGGCGCAGGCGCAGGCGGGGGAGCGGGTCGTCAACATCTACAACTGGTCGGATTACATCGATCCGAAATCGCTGGAGGCCTTCACCCGCGAGACCGGCATCAAGGTCGTCTACGACACCTACGACAACAACGAGATCCTGGAGACCAAGCTGCTGGCCGGCCAGTCCGGCTACGATCTCGTGGTGCCCACCGGCCCGTTCCTGCAGCGGCTGATCAAGGCGGGCGTGTTCCGGCCACTCGACAAGGCCAAGATCCCGAACCTGAAACACGCCTGGCCCGAGATCGCCCAGCGGCTTTCGGTCTACGATCCCGGCAACGCCTACGCCGTGGATTACATGTGGGGCACCACCGGCATCGGCGTGAACCTCAAGGCGGTGCGCGAGCGCCTCGGCCCCAATCAGCCGCTCAACACCTGGACCCTGGTGCTCAATCCCGGCCTGATGGCCAAGCTGAAGGATTGCGGGGTGATGATGCTCGACAGCCCCGAGGACCTGATCCCGAGCATGCTCCCGGCCTACGGCTTCAAGCCCGACACCAAGCGCTGGGACGACATCTCCCAGGTCACCGACGCGCTGTTCAAGGTGCGCGGCTCGGTGCGGAAGTTCCACTCCTCGGAATACATCAACGGGCTCGCCAACGGCGACCTCTGCCTCGCGGTCGGCTATTCCGGCGACGTGATGCAGGCCAAGAAACGCGCCGACGAATCGAAGAACGGCGTCGAGATCGCCTATTTCATCCCGAAGGAAGGCGCGCTGATGTGGTTCGACGCCCTCGCCATCCCGAAGGACGCCCCCCACCCGGAGGAAGCCCACATCTTCATCGACTACATGATGCGCCCCGAAGTGGCGGCGGCCAACACCAACTTCGTCGCTTATGCCAACGGCAACCTCGCCGCCAAACCCCTGGTGAAGCCCGACATCCTCTCGAACCCGGGCATCTACCCGGACGACGCGACGATGCAGCGGCTGTTCACCAACCAGGCTTGGGATGACCGGACGCAACGGTTTGTCACGCGGAGTTGGACGCGGGTGCGGACGGGACGGTGA
- a CDS encoding RidA family protein, translated as MTITRFESGARMSQAVSHGDMVYLAGQVAGTTVGAGVTAQTQEVLGAIDRLLALAGSDKTRLISATIYLADMATFAEMNAAWDAWVSKEHPPTRATVEAKLAGPEYLVEIVVVAAKLAA; from the coding sequence ATGACCATCACCCGCTTCGAATCCGGCGCCCGCATGAGCCAGGCCGTCAGCCATGGCGACATGGTCTACCTCGCCGGCCAGGTGGCGGGGACGACCGTCGGCGCCGGCGTCACCGCGCAGACGCAGGAGGTGCTCGGGGCGATCGACCGGCTGCTGGCACTGGCCGGCAGCGACAAGACCCGGCTGATCTCGGCCACGATCTACCTCGCCGACATGGCGACCTTCGCCGAGATGAACGCCGCCTGGGATGCCTGGGTCTCGAAGGAGCACCCGCCCACCCGCGCCACGGTGGAAGCCAAGCTCGCGGGGCCGGAATACCTCGTCGAGATCGTCGTCGTCGCGGCCAAGCTCGCCGCCTGA